A window from Toxoplasma gondii ME49 chromosome IX, whole genome shotgun sequence encodes these proteins:
- a CDS encoding hypothetical protein (encoded by transcript TGME49_292160) codes for MGGDGGSVPTRADMVKTKGYKFLRNLGGMGYVPNTQIREGDERFGRNESRDLQLSTCALSQEPLRPPIVACRLGRLYSKEAVLTKLVEKALPQHMKHITSMKDIKQCKTEINEATKFLVCPISRVDIRSGIKASIIWPCGCIISAKALNAAATVEAPASQSLSSTSSGSDKASRAATQTPGADREDSGNDKASGDVCVGRRLCLNCGQPYDPTEDVIPLLPTEEEQEKLKARLEKLAQDKAAQKKAKKQRELADAAAGRAGSSSSKVSTAEVSKPAIHPIIMAPCATSTKLRADAFRVTANAETSEKKSTKRGRDWVISGSATVDDLLGNIKVPRKGETISGRAPSAVV; via the exons ATGGGAGGAGACGGTGGCTCTGTCCCTACGCGGGCGGACATGGTGAAGACTAAAGGGTACAAGTTCTTGCGGAACTTGGGAGGCATGGGCTACGTCCCGAATACGCAAATCCGCGAGGGCGATGAACGGTTTGGCCGGAATGAGTCGAGAGACTTACAACTTTCCACATGTGCCCTCTCGCAG GAGCCGCTGCGGCCGCCGATAGTGGCCTGCAGGTTGGGACGCCTCTACAGCAAAGAGGCAGTGTTGACCAAGCTAGTCGAAAAAGCACTTCCTCAGCACATGAAACATATTACATCCATGAAGGACATTAAGCAATGCAAGACAGAG ATCAACGAGGCTACCAAGTTCCTGGTCTGCCCCATTTCTCGCGTGGACATCCGTAGTGGCATAAAGGCATCCATTATCTGGCCTTGTGGCTGCATCATTTCGGCAAAGGCGCTTAACGCAGCGGCGACCGTAGAGGCTCCAGCAAGCCAATCCTTGTCTTCCACCTCATCCGGCAGCGACAAGGCATCTCGCGCAGCCACT CAGACACCAGGTGCAGATCGGGAGGACTCCGGGAACGATAAGGCTTCTGGAGATGTCTGCGTTGGTCGGCGACTCTGTTTGAACTGCGGCCAACCGTATGACCCGACTGAAGATGTAATACCTCTTCTgccgacagaagaggaacaagagaaacTGAAGGCTCGACTTGAGAAGCTTGCACAGGATAAAGcagcacagaagaaagccaaGAAACAACGTGAGTTGGCAGATGCTGCTGCAGGGCGTGCGGGGTCGTCAAGCAGTAAAGTGTCAACAGCAGAGGTTTCGAAACCTGCCATTCACCCGATCATTATGGCCCCGTGTGCTACCAGTACGAAACTGCGGGCTGATGCATTCCGTGTGACAGCTAACGCagagacgagcgagaagaaaagtactaagaggggaagagactGGGTGATCAGTGGAAGCGCCACCGTCGATGATCTACTTGGAAACATCAAGGTCCCACGCAAAGGGGAAACAATATCGGGACGGGCGCCTTCGGCAGTTGTGTAG
- a CDS encoding hypothetical protein (encoded by transcript TGME49_292150~Signal peptide predicted by SignalP 2.0 HMM (probability 0.967) with cleavage site probability 0.931 at residue 21) produces the protein MQLQAYIALGVALCFACYCRAEKLGQPQAVDQSAVPLLRSPLYEPLSGLAVQIKVLQAKVPQLGQFIDEGTSATIQYGYVSTLIHWLSSHMKHVMALMSAPPLGTKAADLAGIFVVMRRKLEQVIAGLHVLINVEGGSRLGERPAQLRTTAEKALQAVLPLRTALLENETDIIKHNAQELLPSKALYQILGQLEEAHTQPITTSMSFVETVNSKLQEARTEVKRKLRKAVEFLKTLKHCVAADAVGWERAAALRSFMQTMHLHKVPDSHTVENSAAITATTLEKLSPEPVYGQSAPTATMSWPTAVANLNFLHTAIVPEFTGVVKRIEAAEKMLAGLRRKLRRVSFLHQTQGREAPMAVETKLEGTQEEDTDDDGIFAVIGGIPFFDF, from the exons ATGCAACTTCAGGCGTACATTGCTTTGGGCGTTGCTTTGTGCTTCGCCTGTTACTGTCGTGCGGAGAAACTTGGGCAACCACAGGCTGTCGACCAGTCAGCTGTGCCCCTTCTCCGGTCCCCGTTATACGAGCCGCTTTCTG GCCTTGCTGTTCAAATAAAAGTGCTTCAAGCGAAAGTTCCGCAGCTTGGACAGTTTATCGATGAAGGTACTTCTGCTACAATCCAGTATGGTTACGTTTCCACACTTAT TCACTGGCTGTCCTCGCACATGAAGCACGTGATGGCACTCATGTCTGCCCCTCCCCTGGGAACAAAGGCAGCCG ACCTCGCGGGCATTTTTGTTGTGATGCGCCGTAAACTGGAACAG GTCATTGCAGGCCTTCATGTCCTCATAAATGTCGAAGGAGGGTCGCGCTTGGGAGAACGGCCGGCTCAGTTACGAACTACAGCCGAAAAAGCCCTACAAGCTGTGCTGCCCCTCCGAACAGCTCTCCTTGAGAATGAAACAG ACATAATCAAGCATAATGCCCAGGAACTTTTGCCATCCAAAGCACTGTACCAGATTCTGGGGCAACTCGAGGAGGCTCACACTCAGCCTATAACAACTTCTATGAGTTTCGTAGAAACTGTCAACTCCAAGCTTCAGGAGGCACGAACTGAAGTCAAGAGGAAACTTCGCAAGGCTGTCGAGTTTCTGAAAACCCTGAAGCACTGCGTCGCTGCTGACGCTGTTGGGTGGGAGAGGGCAGCCGCCCTTCGTTCGTTTATGCAGACAATGCACTTGCATAAG GTTCCTGACTCTCACACCGTTGAGAACTCCGCAGCGATCACTGCGACGACCCTGGAGAAGCTTTCGCCGGAGCCCGTTT ACGGGCAAAGCGCTCCGACCGCCACAATGTCATGGCCGACA GCTGTGGCAAACCTAAACTTTCTCCATACTGCTATCGTGCCAGAGTTCACCGGGGTGGTAAAGAGAATcgaggctgcagagaagatGTTGGC CGGTCTCCGGAGGAAGCTGCGTCGAGTATCCTTCCTCCATCAAACTCAGGGACGTGAA GCCCCGATG GCAGTGGAAACCAAGTTAGAAGGCACCCAAGAGGAG GACACGGATGACGACGGCATATTCGCAGTCATCGGAGGCATTCCCTTTTTCGATTTTTAA